From Candidatus Syntrophoarchaeum caldarius, the proteins below share one genomic window:
- a CDS encoding 30S ribosomal protein S24: MMKAEITKDVVNPVLKRREINFSLTFEGPQPSRIDTKKVLSAAFDLNPELLIIERMQTVFGKQEVVGYAKVYDDIDSLQMIEKTHILARNAVKTEEEA; encoded by the coding sequence ATGATGAAAGCAGAGATCACCAAAGATGTAGTTAATCCAGTATTGAAGCGCAGGGAGATCAACTTCAGCCTAACATTTGAAGGACCACAACCGTCACGCATTGATACAAAGAAGGTACTTTCAGCAGCATTTGATCTGAATCCTGAACTCCTCATAATCGAGAGAATGCAGACTGTTTTTGGTAAACAGGAGGTTGTGGGGTATGCGAAAGTCTATGATGATATCGATTCCTTACAGATGATCGAAAAGACGCACATACTGGCGAGAAATGCTGTTAAAACAGAAGAGGAGGCATAA
- a CDS encoding transcription antitermination protein NusG: MPEEEVAEAEIYAVKTTVNQERTVARMIEAFVEKNKGDVRAIFAPDELKGYILVETTNPDLIDQAIQTIPYARTRIAGSSDISEVEHFLTPKPTVTGIEEGCIVELISGPFKGERAIVKRVDATHEEITIELFEAMVPIPVTVRGDSVRILSREESSE; the protein is encoded by the coding sequence ATGCCTGAAGAAGAAGTAGCTGAGGCAGAGATCTATGCAGTGAAGACTACTGTAAACCAGGAACGCACGGTAGCAAGAATGATTGAGGCGTTTGTGGAGAAGAATAAGGGAGACGTGAGGGCAATATTCGCTCCAGATGAACTCAAAGGCTATATACTTGTCGAAACAACCAATCCTGACCTGATCGATCAGGCAATTCAGACGATTCCATACGCACGGACGCGAATTGCTGGGAGTTCGGATATATCCGAGGTGGAGCACTTTCTGACACCCAAACCCACAGTTACAGGTATTGAAGAGGGTTGTATCGTTGAACTTATCTCAGGGCCATTCAAAGGTGAGCGCGCAATCGTAAAACGGGTTGATGCAACACATGAAGAGATCACGATCGAACTCTTTGAGGCGATGGTACCAATCCCGGTTACAGTTCGTGGTGATAGTGTGAGAATTTTGAGCAGGGAGGAGTCGAGCGAGTGA
- a CDS encoding Protein translocase SEC61 complex gamma subunit, which yields MAFNTGKVSDTINEYIRVLKLARKPTREEFLMISKIAGAGMLLIGLIGFIIYLLITVLPKNLY from the coding sequence ATGGCATTTAATACAGGAAAGGTATCTGATACGATAAATGAATATATCCGCGTCCTGAAACTCGCGAGAAAGCCCACACGCGAAGAATTTCTCATGATCTCCAAGATCGCGGGCGCGGGTATGTTACTTATCGGCCTTATTGGATTCATCATTTACCTGCTGATTACTGTACTACCTAAAAATCTATACTGA
- a CDS encoding cell division protein FtsZ translates to MDVPRMAERRHTPVDIEGHEFGSSDAELEALLDSLTTRICVIGCGGGGTNTIQRTAEEGIHGANLYALNTDAQHLLYVNADKKILIGKKTTRGLGAGSIPQIGEAAAMENEDDIKAAVKDMDMVFVTCGLGGGTGTGSAPVVAAAAQEAGALTISIVTMPFTAEGDVRRANADAGLERLRDVSDTVIVIPNDKLLEVAPNLPLTAAFKLADEILMRAIKGITELITRPGLVNLDFSDVRTVMQKGGVAMMGLGEAEGEDKAINSVKRALSSPLLDLDISGATAALVYVCGGPDMTIEEAEGVVEEIYKRVDRNARIIWGVHIDPELEGHVRTMLLVTGVKSPQMYGKREWSKSKYGIDYLG, encoded by the coding sequence ATGGATGTCCCAAGAATGGCAGAAAGGAGACACACCCCTGTCGATATTGAAGGCCATGAGTTTGGATCATCGGATGCTGAACTTGAAGCACTACTTGATAGTCTCACAACGAGAATTTGTGTGATCGGATGCGGTGGCGGCGGTACGAATACAATCCAGCGAACGGCAGAAGAAGGAATACACGGCGCAAACCTCTATGCCCTGAATACAGATGCTCAGCACCTCCTGTATGTTAATGCAGATAAAAAAATCCTGATCGGTAAGAAAACTACAAGAGGGCTTGGTGCAGGTAGTATTCCGCAGATTGGTGAAGCTGCCGCGATGGAGAATGAGGACGATATAAAAGCAGCAGTTAAGGATATGGACATGGTCTTTGTCACCTGTGGGCTCGGTGGTGGCACGGGGACTGGTTCAGCGCCGGTTGTTGCAGCAGCTGCACAGGAAGCAGGAGCACTCACAATCTCGATTGTTACGATGCCATTCACCGCAGAAGGCGATGTGCGAAGGGCAAATGCAGATGCAGGATTGGAGCGATTGAGAGATGTATCAGATACCGTGATTGTAATACCAAACGATAAGCTCCTTGAGGTTGCTCCAAACCTGCCTTTGACCGCTGCGTTCAAGCTTGCAGATGAGATTCTGATGCGAGCGATAAAAGGAATCACAGAGCTTATCACAAGACCTGGACTTGTCAACCTCGACTTCTCTGATGTTAGAACCGTGATGCAGAAAGGTGGCGTTGCAATGATGGGTCTTGGCGAGGCTGAAGGTGAAGATAAAGCCATCAATTCGGTGAAAAGGGCGTTGAGCAGTCCTTTGCTTGATCTTGACATCTCTGGCGCTACGGCAGCACTCGTCTATGTCTGTGGTGGTCCTGATATGACAATTGAAGAGGCAGAAGGTGTCGTTGAAGAGATATATAAGCGAGTGGATAGAAACGCACGGATTATATGGGGTGTTCACATCGATCCAGAGCTTGAAGGGCACGTCAGAACGATGCTGCTTGTTACAGGTGTCAAATCACCCCAGATGTATGGCAAGCGTGAATGGAGTAAATCCAAATATGGGATCGATTATCTTGGGTAG
- a CDS encoding Ribosomal protein S27a domain protein translates to MAIHDFYSISGKTVKRVKETCPRCGPGVFLAEHINRKTCGKCGYTEFKR, encoded by the coding sequence ATGGCGATACATGATTTTTATTCAATCTCAGGGAAGACCGTCAAGCGCGTGAAAGAGACCTGCCCAAGATGTGGTCCTGGTGTCTTTTTAGCAGAACATATAAACCGCAAAACCTGTGGAAAGTGTGGTTATACAGAGTTCAAGCGATGA